In Dermacentor silvarum isolate Dsil-2018 chromosome 2, BIME_Dsil_1.4, whole genome shotgun sequence, the following proteins share a genomic window:
- the LOC119442319 gene encoding ras-related protein M-Ras-like, translating to MTMSKPPSDNVTTYKLVVVGDGGVGKSALTIQFFQKLFVTDYDPTIEDSYIQHTEIDGQLCILDVLDTAGQEEFSAMREQYMRKGDGFLLVYSVTDKQSFDNMCHFHTQILRVKDRDSYPMLLVANKVDLVHLRRVSEEQGRELAQQLKISYIETSAKDPPLNVDAAFHEVVRIIRNQPPQLDQKRRRKWWKNSRCTLL from the exons ATGACAATGTCGAAGCCGCCGAGTGACAACGTTACCACCTACAAATTGGTCGTGGTTGGTGACGGCGGGGTCGGCAAGTCGGCCCTGACCATCCAGTTCTTTCAAAAACTTTTCGTCACGGACTACGACCCGACCATTGAAGATTCGTATATACAGCATACTGAAATTGATGGCCAGTTGTGCATTCTGGATG TGTTGGACACAGCGGGCCAAGAGGAGTTCAGTGCAATGCGGGAGCAGTACATGCGCAAGGGGGATGGCTTCCTGCTGGTGTACTCGGTGACAGACAAGCAGAGCTTTGACAACATGTGCCACTTCCACACTCAAATCCTGCGTGTCAAAGACCGTGATTCATATCCCATGCTGCTGGTGGCCAACAAGGTGGACCTGGTGCACCTACGACGAGTCTCCGAGGAACAAGGTCGAGAGCTTGCCCAACAGCTGAAG ATAAGCTACATAGAGACAAGTGCCAAAGACCCGCCTCTTAACGTGGATGCTGCATTTCACGAAGTGGTGAGGATAATTAG AAATCAACCGCCACAGCTCGACCAGAAGCGACGGAGAAAGTGGTGGAAGAACTCCCGCTGCACCCTGCTGTAA